Proteins from one Mus pahari chromosome 10, PAHARI_EIJ_v1.1, whole genome shotgun sequence genomic window:
- the Zbtb47 gene encoding zinc finger and BTB domain-containing protein 47, with amino-acid sequence MLLVEKTTDSPAAEFSLVEDVALHFACLMGRLNEQRLFQPDLCDVDLVLVPQHSVFPAHKGVLAAYSQFFHSLFTQNKQLQRVELSLEALAPSGLQQILNFIYTSKLLVNAANVHEVLSAASLLQMADIAASCQELLDARSLAPSGPVALAQPAASCAPVPPPPYYCDIKQEADAPGLPKIYAREGPDPYSVRVEDGAGTAGDVGSANAGPAQTLFKEEKEGAPEEAEAPGSLCKLESGEGLEPELDASGTYGHQEQSQIIVEVNLNNQTLHVSTGPEGKPGSGANPATVVLGQEDGMQGHSEEEEEEEGGGSGGGEEEEEEEEEEEGSQGEEEEEEGPSDHQEDEDEEDGPSEQDAESSEEEREAEGRQDPAGPAGCQGSQVDPPPHSRMSTRSRGQNTRRRATPEPEEAGRRGGKRPKASGAVLASQAADGLGAKVKLEEKQQHPCQKCPRVFNNRWYLEKHMNVTHSRMQICGQCGKRFLLESELQLHRQTDCERNIQCMTCGKAFKKLWSLHEHNKIVHGYAEKKFSCEICEKKFHTMAHVRKHMVAHTKDMPFTCETCGKSFKRSMSLKVHSLQHSGEKPFRCENCNERFQYKYQLRSHMSIHIGHKQFMCQWCGKDFNMKQYFDEHMKTHTGEKPYICEICGKSFTSRPNMKRHRRTHTGEKPYPCDVCGQRFRFSNMLKAHKEKCFRVSHPLPGDPAALPATHLQPTAPLFPTAPPRLDTN; translated from the exons TTGCTGGTTGAGAAGACTACAGACTCCCCGGCGGCAGAGTTCTCGCTGGTGGAGGACGTGGCCCTGCACTTCGCTTGCTTGATGGGCCGCCTCAACGAGCAGCGCCTCTTCCAGCCAGACCTGTGCGATGTGGACCTAGTGCTGGTGCCTCAGCATAGTGTGTTTCCCGCACACAAGGGTGTGCTGGCCGCCTACAGCCAGTTCTTTCACTCGCTCTTCACACAGAACAAGCAACTGCAACGGGTCGAGCTGTCTCTGGAGGCACTGGCGCCCAGTGGCCTGCAGCAGATCCTCAACTTCATCTACACGTCCAAGCTGCTCGTGAACGCTGCCAACGTGCACGAGGTGCTCAGCGCGGCCTCGCTGCTGCAGATGGCTGACATTGCAGCCTCCTGCCAGGAGCTGCTGGACGCTCGATCCTTGGCGCCCTCGGGCCCTGTGGCCCTGGCACAGCCGGCTGCCAGCTGTGCTCCGGTGCCTCCACCACCCTACTACTGTGACATCAAGCAGGAGGCAGATGCCCCAGGCCTCCCAAAGATCTATGCCCGGGAGGGCCCTGATCCCTACTCTGTGCGTGTGGAGGATGGAGCAGGGACAGCTGGGGATGTAGGCTCTGCCAATGCTGGACCGGCACAGACGCTCttcaaggaggagaaggaaggggcccctgaagaggcagaggcccCGGGTAGCCTGTGCAAACTGGAAAGTGGAGAGGGGCTGGAGCCAGAACTGGATGCCTCGGGCACCTACGGGCACCAGGAGCAGTCACAAATCATTGTTGAGGTGAACCTCAACAACCAAACACTGCATGTGTCCACCGGACCCGAGGGCAAGCCAGGCTCTGGTGCCAATCCAGCCACCGTGGTGCTGGGCCAGGAGGATGGCATGCAGGGACACTccgaagaagaggaggaggaggaaggaggagggagtggagggggagaggaggaagaggaagaagaagaagaggaggaaggcagccagggagaggaggaggaggaggaagggcccAGTGATCATCaagaggatgaggatgaagaagATGGGCCCAGTGAGCAGGATGCAGAGAgttctgaggaggagagggaggctgaGGGCAGGCAGGACCCAGCAGGTCCCGCTGGGTGTCAGGGCAGCCAGGTGGACCCTCCACCGCACAGCCGAATGTCCACACGGTCCCGGGGACAGAACACCCGGCGCCGGGCCACCCCTGAGCCGGAGGAGGCTGGACGTAGAGGTGGGAAGAGGCCCAAGGCCTCTGGAGCTGTTCTGGCATCCCAGGCAGCTGATGGGCTGGGGGCCAAGGTGAAGCTGGAGGAAAAACAGCAGCATCCATGCCAGAAGTGCCCTCGGGTCTTCAACAACCGCTGGTACCTAGAAAAGCATATGAACGTGACCCACAGCCGCATGCAGATATGTGGCCAGTGTGGGAAGCGCTTCCTGCTGGAGAGCGAGCTGCAGCtgcacaggcagacagactgtGAGCGCAACATCCAG tgCATGACGTGTGGCAAAGCCTTCAAGAAGCTGTGGTCCCTTCATGAGCACAACAAGATAGTGCATGGCTACGCGGAGAAGAAGTTCTCCTGTGAGATCTGCGAGAAGAAGTTTCACACCATGGCGCACGTGCGCAAGCACATGGTTG CCCACACCAAGGACATGCCCTTCACCTGCGAGACCTGTGGGAAGTCCTTCAAGCGCAGTATGTCGCTGAAGGTCCACTCGCTGCAGCACTCGGGGGAGAAGCCTTTCCGCTGTGAG AATTGCAATGAACGCTTCCAGTACAAGTACCAGCTGCGGTCACATATGAGCATCCACATTGGCCACAAGCAGTTCATGTGTCAGTGGTGTGGCAAGGACTTCAACATGAAGCAGTACTTTGACGAgcacatgaagacacacacag GGGAGAAGCCTTATATCTGTGAGATCTGTGGCAAGAGTTTTACCAGCCGCCCCAATATGAAGCGGCATCgacgcacacacacaggagagaagccatacCCATGTGACGTGTGTGGCCAGCGTTTCCGCTTCTCCAACATGCTGAAGGCACACAAAGAAAAGTGCTTCCGTGTCAGCCACCCGCTGCCCGGTGACCCCGCCGCCCTGCCTGCCACGCACCTGCAGCCCACGGCCCCGCTCTTCCCCACAGCACCTCCCAGGCTGGACACTAACTGA